One genomic segment of bacterium includes these proteins:
- a CDS encoding sugar phosphate isomerase/epimerase: protein MKISLMTYKHTKELFTDLDALCNFLDTIKSYGITGVEPMFLEAEDFYLNHDLLHEVLEEILKRSMCIPNIDLIVNHLKPGGFEEACEKTRTMINSASVLKPALVMTNGNRLPEDMCPEEARKLVALSIDKAIEAGKKHDLDIATEAFGISYDIMSTSDMLEDIFSMLKNSPLYFVADSANSCYGGESSVVALEKFWDILRHVHVKDIKETQEGTGYPAKGDNRWLGQAELGTGIAGVKEFAAFLKSRSYNGWYSLETYWTDSLEIVGKYANTLKQLLSN, encoded by the coding sequence ATGAAAATCTCATTAATGACCTATAAGCACACTAAGGAGCTGTTTACTGATTTAGATGCTCTTTGTAACTTTTTAGACACCATAAAATCGTATGGCATTACAGGAGTGGAGCCTATGTTCCTGGAAGCGGAGGATTTCTATCTCAATCATGACTTATTGCATGAAGTTTTAGAAGAAATACTGAAGAGAAGCATGTGCATTCCTAATATTGACCTTATTGTCAACCATCTAAAACCCGGAGGTTTTGAGGAGGCATGTGAAAAAACAAGAACAATGATTAACTCTGCTTCTGTTTTAAAACCTGCTCTTGTCATGACTAATGGGAACAGGTTGCCTGAAGATATGTGCCCTGAAGAGGCAAGGAAACTTGTTGCTCTTTCTATTGATAAGGCAATTGAAGCTGGGAAAAAGCACGATTTAGACATTGCTACTGAGGCATTTGGTATCTCTTATGATATTATGTCAACATCTGATATGCTTGAAGACATATTCTCTATGCTAAAAAACTCTCCGCTGTATTTTGTGGCAGATTCAGCCAATTCATGCTATGGGGGAGAATCTTCTGTAGTTGCACTTGAGAAATTCTGGGATATATTAAGACACGTGCATGTAAAAGATATAAAGGAAACACAAGAAGGCACCGGTTATCCTGCAAAAGGAGATAATAGGTGGCTGGGACAAGCTGAACTAGGAACAGGAATCGCAGGAGTAAAAGAATTCGCAGCGTTTCTAAAAAGTCGCTCCTATAATGGCTGGTATTCCCTTGAGACCTACTGGACTGACAGTCTGGAGATTGTCGGAAAATATGCAAATACACTGAAACAACTACTTTCTAATTAA
- the gatC gene encoding Asp-tRNA(Asn)/Glu-tRNA(Gln) amidotransferase subunit GatC — translation MLKISKKNVEYVARLARLKLRETEKEEHAEQLNKILGYMDKLNQLDTTHIKPTSHVVEMQKNVFREDAATPSIPVDNALQNAPDKKDSFFRVPKVIA, via the coding sequence ATGCTAAAGATATCAAAAAAAAATGTTGAATATGTAGCAAGACTTGCGAGATTAAAATTACGAGAAACAGAAAAAGAGGAGCATGCTGAACAGTTAAACAAAATCCTCGGATATATGGACAAACTTAACCAGCTTGACACAACTCATATAAAGCCTACGTCTCATGTAGTAGAAATGCAGAAGAACGTGTTCAGAGAAGATGCTGCAACGCCTTCCATCCCTGTTGACAATGCCCTTCAAAACGCACCCGATAAAAAAGATAGTTTTTTCAGAGTACCTAAGGTTATTGCGTAG
- a CDS encoding HNH endonuclease: MLDANVLVLNRLWQAVNICTARRAFSLLYTGQAQVIDVEEGKFSAFNFEDWKDLSASFEKYEEVVHTISLTIRIPKVILLLLYDKLPCSSIKFNRKNIYQRDKNVCQYCGRKFDIMNLNIDHVIPKVLGGKSVWTNVVCSCTNCNLRKGGRTPEQAGMKLIQAPKEPRWQYLVHFNIKTMHHESWKHFVDTAYWNTELESDEDK, encoded by the coding sequence ATGTTGGATGCAAATGTACTGGTGTTAAACAGATTGTGGCAGGCCGTAAACATATGTACGGCAAGGAGAGCTTTCTCTTTGCTTTATACAGGCCAGGCTCAGGTAATTGATGTTGAAGAGGGAAAGTTTAGTGCCTTTAATTTCGAAGATTGGAAGGATCTGTCAGCCTCGTTTGAAAAGTATGAGGAAGTTGTACACACCATTTCCCTTACAATAAGGATCCCAAAAGTCATACTATTGCTGCTCTATGATAAATTACCCTGCTCATCTATAAAATTTAATAGAAAAAATATTTACCAAAGGGATAAAAATGTATGTCAGTATTGTGGTCGAAAGTTTGACATTATGAACCTCAATATAGACCATGTAATTCCTAAAGTGCTTGGAGGAAAAAGCGTGTGGACAAATGTAGTTTGTTCCTGCACGAACTGCAATCTCCGCAAAGGAGGAAGAACTCCCGAGCAGGCTGGAATGAAACTAATTCAGGCTCCAAAAGAGCCTAGGTGGCAATATCTTGTGCACTTTAATATAAAAACTATGCATCATGAAAGCTGGAAGCATTTTGTTGACACAGCATATTGGAACACAGAGCTTGAAAGCGATGAGGATAAATAA